One stretch of Sebastes umbrosus isolate fSebUmb1 chromosome 5, fSebUmb1.pri, whole genome shotgun sequence DNA includes these proteins:
- the gpr17 gene encoding uracil nucleotide/cysteinyl leukotriene receptor — translation MESATTELPSLLSNQSAESCAAVDTTIENTLFGCFYILVFFLALNGNSLALWIFSHQRGASSPANVFLIHLAVADLSYVIILPLRATYHLTGGHWPFGEVPCRLAGFLFYVNMYASLYFLACVAGDRYLAVVHAVRSLKVRRARYAHIISFSLWALVTVSMAPLLITHQTAEVDGVTVCLQLYREKASRNALISLAVAFTPPFLATLSCYLLIIHSLHRGSRLEPAIKLRALRTIGLVMLIYVVCFLPYHMSRATFILGYSQPDVSCQTRRGLSLANRLTSSLTCLNGAMDPLIYLFGAEKFRGTLMRLFCKDQAGVSGATSGELKGTHESSVSAKSEF, via the coding sequence ATGGAGTCTGCTACAACGGAGCTGCCTTCCCTGCTATCCAATCAGTCAGCAGAGAGCTGTGCGGCAGTGGATACAACGATTGAGAACACTCTGTTTGGATGCTTCTACATTCTGGTTTTCTTTCTGGCGCTGAACGGTAACAGCCTGGCTCTCTGGATCTTCTCTCACCAGCGGGGCGCTTCCTCTCCAGCTAACGTCTTCTTGATTCATCTGGCTGTGGCAGACTTATCGTACGTGATCATCCTCCCGCTGAGGGCCACCTACCACCTCACCGGAGGCCACTGGCCCTTCGGCGAGGTGCCCTGCAGACTGGCGGgctttttgttttatgtcaaCATGTACGCCAGCCTGTACTTCCTGGCCTGTGTGGCGGGGGATCGCTACCTGGCTGTGGTTCACGCTGTGAGGTCGCTGAAGGTTCGTCGCGCTCGCTACGCTCACATCATCAGCTTCTCTCTGTGGGCCCTGGTTACCGTCTCCATGGCGCCACTGCTAATCACCCACCAGACTGCAGAGGTGGACGGCGTGACGGTGTGTTTGCAGCTGTACAGAGAGAAGGCCTCACGCAACGCACTGATCTCACTAGCAGTGGCGTTCACCCCACCTTTCCTCGCCACCCTGTCCTGTTACCTGCTCATCATTCACAGCTTGCATCGGGGCTCCAGGTTAGAGCCGGCCATCAAGCTGAGGGCCCTGCGCACCATCGGTCTGGTCATGCTCATCTATGTAGTCTGTTTCCTGCCTTATCATATGAGCCGGGCCACTTTCATCCTGGGCTACAGCCAACCCGACGTCTCCTGCCAGACACGCAGAGGCCTGAGCTTGGCCAACCGCCTCACCTCCTCCCTCACCTGCTTGAACGGCGCCATGGACCCACTGATCTACCTATTTGGAGCGGAGAAGTTCCGCGGCACTTTAATGCGATTGTTTTGCAAAGATCAGGCGGGGGTGTCAGGAGCCACCAGCGGAGAGTTAAAGGGAACACATGAGAGCTCTGTGAGTGCCAAGTCTGAGTTTTGA